The Lagenorhynchus albirostris chromosome 6, mLagAlb1.1, whole genome shotgun sequence genome includes a window with the following:
- the DUSP28 gene encoding dual specificity phosphatase 28, with product MDAEQAGRRGATKAAPPPFVRVAPSLFLGSAKAAAAPELLERAGVTLCVNVSRQQPGPRAPGVTELRVPVFDDPAEDLLAHLEPTCAAMEAAVRAGGVCLVYCKNGRSRSAAVCTAYLMRHRGLTRERAFQTVKSARPVAEPNPGFWSQLQKYEEALQSWSRLPGEPSGPTEP from the exons ATGGACGCGGAGCAAGCCGGACGCCGCGGGGCCACCAAGGCCGCCCCGCCGCCGTTCGTGCGCGTCGCCCCCTCGCTCTTCCTCGGGAGCGCGAAGGCCGCGGCCGCCCCGGAGCTGCTGGAGCGCGCGGGCGTCACCCTATGCGTCAACGTTTCGCGCCAGCAGCCCGGCCCCCGCGCGCCCGGCGTGACCGAGCTGCGCGTGCCCGTATTCGACGACCCGGCTGAGGACCTGCTGGCGCACCTGGAGCCTACCTGTGCCGCCATGGAGGCCGCGGTACGCGCCGGTGGTGTCTGCCTCGTCTACTGCAAGAACGGCCGCAGCCGCTCGGCCGCCGTCTGCACCGCCTACCTCATGCGTCATCGCGGCCTCACGCGGGAGCGGGCCTTCCAG ACTGTGAAGAGCGCCCGCCCGGTGGCCGAGCCCAACCCGGGCTTCTGGTCCCAGCTCCAGAAGTACGAGGAGGCCCTGCAGTCGTGGTCCCGCCTGCCCGGGGAGCCCTCGGGCCCGACTGAGCCCTAA